The proteins below come from a single Campylobacter sp. CCUG 57310 genomic window:
- a CDS encoding methyl-accepting chemotaxis protein has protein sequence MKISSKVTIMIVLSFIVLLSGIVYLYDSMNDKAIEYSKHEFLKAIVNEKKIALDEEIDIVNGFISAIIKEYEDLGESSETIKRNVINFVKSIRFGEDNKGYIFIIDDKGNFILHPTLPHWNNTNKLDVTDANGMRFIEKFIETSTKDEYVEYSFKAQNQKEAVPSIGNSRKIKVGDMDMIFIIRTALDGTYARVNELDDDMEKTSYENMKKFFITSTVIMVISLILAMIYTKFSITNPLNSLINRARNLSSGDGDLTRKLAINGKDEIAQASEAINSFIEKVRILIGDAKGLSAENSSVANELSSTSLQTGRRVEESTLIVADTTQKCSNMQEMMQASVLVAKESKNDLQKASEYIKSANDAIRKLSSQIESSARTESEMAMNIERLSKDAEQVKSILVVINDIADQTNLLALNAAIEAARAGEHGRGFAVVADEVRKLAERTQSSLTEINATISVIVQAISDSSEQMGINSKQIQDLTIVADDVEKTINIMSEVMSDAIVMSDKTAEDYIKTGEGVSEIMSGISNINSISTENARSVEEIASAAEHLNKMTDTLNNKLAEFRT, from the coding sequence GTGAAAATTTCAAGTAAAGTAACAATAATGATAGTTTTGTCATTTATTGTTTTGTTGTCGGGAATAGTTTATTTGTATGATAGTATGAACGATAAAGCAATCGAGTATTCTAAACATGAATTTTTAAAAGCTATTGTAAATGAAAAAAAGATAGCCTTAGACGAAGAGATAGATATAGTAAATGGTTTTATTAGTGCTATTATTAAAGAATATGAGGATTTAGGAGAGTCTAGCGAGACTATAAAGAGAAATGTTATTAACTTTGTAAAATCGATAAGATTTGGTGAAGACAACAAAGGATATATATTTATAATTGACGACAAAGGAAACTTTATACTTCATCCTACTTTACCTCACTGGAATAATACCAATAAACTCGATGTGACTGATGCTAACGGGATGAGATTCATAGAAAAATTTATAGAAACTAGCACAAAAGATGAATATGTTGAATATTCCTTTAAAGCACAAAATCAGAAGGAAGCAGTTCCTAGTATAGGAAATAGCCGTAAAATAAAAGTAGGTGACATGGATATGATATTTATCATAAGAACCGCTCTTGACGGCACTTATGCTAGAGTAAATGAGTTAGATGATGATATGGAAAAAACTTCTTATGAGAATATGAAAAAATTCTTTATAACTTCAACTGTTATAATGGTTATATCTTTAATTTTAGCGATGATTTATACTAAATTTTCTATAACTAATCCTTTAAATAGTCTAATAAATAGAGCCAGAAATCTCTCAAGCGGAGACGGAGATCTTACAAGAAAGCTTGCTATAAACGGCAAAGACGAGATAGCTCAGGCAAGTGAAGCGATAAATAGCTTTATAGAAAAAGTAAGAATTCTTATAGGTGACGCCAAAGGTCTATCTGCAGAAAATTCGTCTGTAGCAAACGAACTGAGTTCCACGTCCTTGCAAACAGGAAGAAGAGTTGAGGAATCAACTTTGATAGTAGCCGATACTACCCAAAAATGCTCTAATATGCAAGAGATGATGCAAGCATCGGTTTTAGTAGCCAAAGAGAGTAAAAACGATCTTCAAAAAGCAAGCGAGTATATAAAATCAGCGAATGATGCGATCAGAAAACTTAGTTCGCAAATAGAATCTTCTGCAAGAACCGAGAGCGAAATGGCTATGAATATAGAACGGCTCAGCAAAGATGCCGAGCAAGTGAAGTCCATACTTGTTGTAATAAATGATATAGCCGATCAGACAAATTTACTTGCTCTTAATGCTGCTATAGAGGCTGCTAGAGCCGGTGAGCACGGACGCGGGTTTGCCGTAGTTGCCGATGAGGTTAGAAAACTAGCCGAGAGGACACAAAGCTCATTAACTGAGATAAATGCAACTATTAGCGTGATAGTTCAAGCTATATCTGATTCAAGTGAACAGATGGGTATAAATTCAAAACAGATACAAGATCTTACTATTGTTGCAGACGATGTGGAAAAAACTATAAATATAATGAGCGAAGTAATGAGTGACGCTATAGTAATGTCTGATAAGACAGCTGAGGATTATATCAAGACGGGCGAAGGCGTAAGTGAAATAATGAGCGGAATTTCAAATATCAATTCAATTTCAACCGAAAATGCAAGAAGCGTAGAAGAAATAGCGAGTGCCGCCGAACACTTAAACAAAATGACTGACACGCTTAATAACAAATTAGCCGAATTTAGAACCTGA
- a CDS encoding MFS transporter: MNKFISLLKRERIFARLSLIQLICYFGVWFSHTGVFTLLIKLDAPVWAITLAAATAFLPGVVLAPFSGVIVDKFNPKPMLVSLIVIEAITVFILIFINSLDMLWLLFIIIFVRSAAGGTYFQVEMSMFPKILTKEDLKLANEIHALIFSISYTSGMGLAGIYIHFFGIKSAFLLDCALYVFALFLLLKLDIKNMAKNKGEKALHMLKEGLGYIKQNPLVMHLIILHGIVGVTSYDALVALLADYQYKELLSASLVIGFINAARSIALLIGPILLSKFVNTKTLFYIYIGHGIGVCIWGILQFNFYLGFLGTMAAGFFTSSLWSYTFTLLQQKCDDRYYGRIIAYNDMVYLGIGALTSAGIGLLFKLGLKLWGITIIMGCMFFLGAIYWNAVYKRYRNLLD, encoded by the coding sequence TTGAATAAATTTATATCGCTTTTAAAGAGAGAGCGAATTTTTGCAAGGCTCTCTCTTATTCAACTCATTTGTTATTTTGGAGTTTGGTTTTCTCATACGGGAGTTTTTACGCTTCTTATAAAGCTTGACGCGCCTGTTTGGGCGATAACTCTAGCCGCAGCTACGGCGTTTTTACCCGGAGTCGTGCTAGCTCCTTTTAGCGGCGTTATCGTAGATAAATTCAACCCAAAACCTATGCTTGTATCTCTTATCGTGATTGAAGCGATAACTGTTTTTATCCTGATTTTTATCAACTCTCTTGATATGCTTTGGTTGCTTTTTATCATCATTTTTGTCCGATCGGCGGCAGGCGGGACATATTTTCAGGTCGAGATGAGTATGTTTCCTAAAATTTTAACCAAAGAGGATTTAAAGCTAGCTAACGAAATTCACGCTCTGATATTTTCTATCTCCTACACCTCGGGCATGGGACTTGCGGGAATTTATATACACTTTTTCGGGATTAAAAGCGCATTTTTGCTTGATTGCGCTCTATACGTATTTGCTCTATTTTTGCTTTTAAAGCTAGATATAAAAAATATGGCGAAAAACAAAGGCGAGAAGGCTTTGCATATGCTTAAAGAGGGGCTTGGCTACATAAAGCAAAATCCTCTTGTGATGCATCTAATTATCTTACACGGCATCGTAGGAGTTACTTCATATGATGCTCTTGTGGCGCTTTTAGCCGATTATCAATACAAAGAGCTGCTTTCAGCTTCGCTTGTAATAGGATTTATAAACGCGGCTAGATCCATCGCGCTTTTGATAGGTCCGATACTTCTTAGCAAATTTGTAAATACAAAGACCTTATTTTATATCTACATCGGTCACGGCATAGGCGTTTGCATATGGGGAATTTTGCAGTTTAACTTCTATCTTGGCTTTTTAGGGACGATGGCGGCAGGGTTTTTTACCTCAAGCCTTTGGAGCTATACCTTTACCCTGCTTCAACAGAAATGCGACGATAGATACTACGGACGAATTATCGCCTATAACGATATGGTTTATCTTGGCATAGGAGCGCTAACTTCAGCCGGCATAGGATTGCTATTTAAGCTAGGTCTTAAGCTATGGGGCATTACTATCATTATGGGGTGTATGTTTTTCCTAGGCGCTATCTACTGGAATGCGGTTTATAAGAGATATAGAAATTTGCTAGATTAA
- a CDS encoding TonB N-terminal domain-containing protein, protein MRIYINALLSILVAVIFIGCTPKSAPEPIVTPDINTTQEVIKPKPKPKPKPKPKPKPEIKQEEVKKELSQQDYYNKIFIKRDISANSQSIVFTHYKDETRVVVYSDSLTDEGRQKCKFDEAVNFKDGKFYYEKDGVKAAFSLLIEDGILSVTTSGKKVNLCKNGTFHGIYKENKKSKNIIAKYSFTKFSKDAKLEDILKEYPQDRIKKGAGYPDKKGNETFEYYVLDSKFEPLFYIITAADDKILEIHVISPIYKTPQGLSTASTLKDIFKQLEVTKISSKEDKIFMEVKILGVKFEFDGSNLIGKKQHSIDTLSIDSPVSKIIVLWDK, encoded by the coding sequence ATGAGAATTTACATAAATGCTTTACTGTCGATTTTAGTAGCCGTCATCTTCATAGGGTGTACTCCCAAAAGCGCTCCTGAGCCAATCGTAACGCCTGATATAAATACAACCCAAGAAGTAATCAAACCAAAGCCTAAGCCAAAACCAAAGCCTAAGCCAAAACCAAAGCCTGAAATAAAACAAGAAGAGGTCAAAAAAGAGCTTAGCCAACAAGATTACTATAATAAAATTTTCATCAAAAGAGACATATCGGCAAACTCTCAAAGTATAGTTTTTACACATTATAAAGACGAAACAAGAGTTGTTGTGTATTCAGATAGCCTAACCGATGAAGGCAGGCAAAAATGCAAATTTGACGAAGCGGTAAATTTCAAAGACGGAAAATTTTATTATGAAAAAGATGGAGTCAAAGCCGCATTTTCTCTTCTGATAGAAGATGGGATTTTAAGCGTTACGACTAGCGGTAAAAAAGTAAATTTATGCAAAAACGGCACCTTTCACGGTATATATAAAGAAAATAAAAAATCCAAAAACATAATCGCCAAATACTCATTTACAAAATTTAGCAAAGACGCCAAACTTGAAGACATCCTAAAAGAGTATCCACAAGATCGCATCAAAAAAGGTGCGGGGTATCCCGATAAAAAAGGCAACGAAACATTTGAATACTATGTGCTTGATTCTAAATTCGAGCCTCTGTTTTACATCATAACCGCAGCAGACGACAAGATACTTGAAATTCACGTCATATCACCGATTTACAAGACTCCGCAAGGACTATCCACGGCCTCTACGCTAAAAGATATCTTTAAGCAGCTTGAAGTGACAAAGATATCCTCAAAAGAGGATAAGATATTTATGGAGGTCAAAATACTTGGCGTGAAATTTGAATTTGACGGCTCAAATTTGATAGGCAAAAAACAACACAGCATAGATACTTTAAGCATTGACAGTCCAGTTTCTAAGATCATAGTGCTGTGGGATAAATAA